CGTCTGGCTTCCGTTTCTGCCCTTTTTGGCTGATGCCTGAGTACAGATATGATTCTTGAAGGGTTTTCTTTATGAGGAAAAACGACAAATGCCAGTTCTTCAAGGGAGATAATAAAAACTGCTTCAATCAGGATTTTGTTATTTGGATTTTGGAATTGTATTTTTTCTGACATGATTTTTTATTATTAATAATATTTATTTGTAATGAGTTTATTTTGTTATTGGCAAAAATTGCGGAGACGGCTAGGAAAGTTTTGCGCAGGTTTGGGGATAACTTCGGGGTTCTCCACTGGTTTTCCCCTGCTGTCCCACAACCGAATGGAACATACTGGAGAGTTTATAGAACATTCTTTTTTTGCCTTTTCTTTTTTCGGGCATATCCAGTAATTCTCCTTCTTCAGAAAAAACTTCAATGAAATTTTTCCCGGCAAGCATTTCAATGGCAGAAGTTATGGAACGCTGGGAACATCCTGTTTTTGCTTTCAATTGACTTGCGGAAATCCAGTCGCTTTCTTTTTTCCATCCGAGTGTCTGGCGGATAATTACAAGAAGCATTTTAAGTTCTGTTCCCTTCAGATTTCTCAGATGTTCATCAAGCAGAAAGTTGGGAACGGGAGTAGTTTTGACTTGCATAAAAATTTACTCCTCT
The Bacteroidota bacterium genome window above contains:
- a CDS encoding replication protein, encoding MQVKTTPVPNFLLDEHLRNLKGTELKMLLVIIRQTLGWKKESDWISASQLKAKTGCSQRSITSAIEMLAGKNFIEVFSEEGELLDMPEKRKGKKRMFYKLSSMFHSVVGQQGKTSGEPRSYPQTCAKLS